A region of the Thermus thermamylovorans genome:
CGTGGCCGCCAGCGGGGGCTACTATGTGGCCACCGCCGCCCGGGAGATCCTCACCCCCCCCACCGCCCTCACCGGCTCCATCGGGGTTATCGCCGTGATCCCCGAGGTGGGGGGGCTCCTGGAGCGGGTGGGCGTCCGGGTGGAGGTGCTGAAGGAGGGGGACCTCAAGGACCTGGCCTCCGGGCTCAAGCCCCTCACCCCCGAGGAGCGGGAGATCCTCCAGCGGTACCTCCAGGAGGCCTACGAGCTCTTCGTGGAGCGGGTGGCCGCGGGGCGGAACCTCTCCTTGGAGGAGGTGCGGGGGCTTGCCGACGGGCGCATCTACTCGGGCCGGCAGGCGGTGGCCCTGGGCCTGGCGGACGGGGAGGGGTACCTGGAGGAGGCCGCCCGGAGGGCCGCCGAACTGGCTGGCCTGGCCGAGTTCCGCCTGGTGCGCTACCAGAGGCCCAGGAACCTGCTGCAAGACCTCCTGGGGGAGGGCCCCTTCTGGGGCCTGGGCTCCCCGGAGCTGGAGGGCGCCTTCCGGGCCCTGCGGGAAAGCCGCCTCCGCCTGGAGTACCGCTTCCTGGGAGGGGGGCTATGGTGATCGCCAGCCCCTGGCGCCGGCTGGTGGCGGCCTTGGTGGACAGCCTCATCCTCGTTCCCGTCACCTTCCTCCTCATGGCCCTGGCGGGGATCAACCCCCTGGTGGGGTCCACCACCCCCCTGCAGGACTTCCTCTTCCAGGTGGTGCCGGGCTGGGCCTACTACGTGGCCTTCACCGCCCTTTACGGGGCTACCCCGGGGAAGATGGCCCTGGGCCTCAAGGTGGTGCGCCCCGACGGCCGCCCGGTGGACTGGCTCACCGCCTTCGTCCGCGAGGTCCCCGGAAAGACCCTCTCCGCCCTTCCCCTCCTCCTCGGCTACCTCTGGGCCCTCTTCCACCCCAGGCGCCAGACCTGGCACGACCTCATCGCCGACACTCTGGTGGTCCGGGTGGGCCAGGAGGAAAAACCGAGCCCCGGAGCCTAAGCTCCGGGGCCCCTTGGTGGGCGATGGTGGACTTGAACCACCGACCTCACGCTTATCAGGCCCAAAAGGTACCTCCGTACCCATTCGGGTAGCTCCGGGATAGCCCTTATTCATGATTACTTTCTTCCGGTATAGTACGGGGGTATCCCCCTGCTTCCGGCTCCAATAGCCCCCCAAATAGCCCCCCGCTTTCTGGTCCTCTTCCGCGAAATGCCCCGTCCGTATTTGCCCGATGGACCCATCTTCTTGCCCTAAGCTGTTCTTATGGCCCTCGAGGCTCCCCTGACCCCCGAGCGGGTGCGCCCAGGGGTTCGGCTCCAGGGCCTCCTGCCTGGGGGAAGCGTAACGGTGGAGTACGTGCGCCCTTTGGGGGAGGCTCTGCAGGTGACCTACCGCGACCCCCAGGGCCGCTTGGGCGAGGCGCTCCTATACCCCGAGGACCTGGCGGGGCTAAGGGTGGAAGAAGCTTCCCGCTTCCCCCTCGATGCCCCAGGGGACCTCTTCCGCCTAGCCGCCGAGGCCAAGCGCATCCGCTTAGCCTACCTCTTCGATCCCATGATGGCGGTGCACGCCTCCCTGGTGGAGCCCTTGCCCCACCAGATCGAGGCTGTCTACGGCCACCTCATCCCTAAAAACCCCCTGCGCTTCCTCCTGGCCGACGACCCTGGGGCGGGCAAGACCATCATGGCCGGGCTCTACATCCGGGAGATGGCCCTCCGGGGGGCCCTGGAGCGGTGCCTGGTGGTGGCTCCTGGGGCCCTGGTCCTCCAGTGGCAGGAGGAGCTTCGGGAGAAGTTCCGCCTGGACTTCCGGGTCTTCTCCCGCTTCACCTTGGAAACCGCCCAGGGCAGCCCCTTCCGGGAACACCCTCTCTGGATCGCCCGCCTGGACGGCCTGGCCCGCTTCCCCGAGGTAGCGGCCAAAGCCCTCGAGGTGGACTGGGACCTGGTGGTGGTGGACGAGGCCCACAAGATGGCCGCCACCTACTACGGCCAGGAGGTGAGGGCCACCCGCCGCTACCGCCTGGGGCAGGAGCTTTCCCAGCGGACCAAGCACCTTCTCCTCCTCACCGCCACCCCCCACCGGGGGAAGGAGGAGGACTTCCGCCTCTTCCTGGCCCTCCTGGACCCCGACCGCTTCCTGGGCAAGCCCCGGCCGGGAAGCCCCCCGCCCGACGCCCAAGGCCTGTGGCTCCGACGGCAGAAGGAGGACCTGGTGCGCTTTGACGGCACCCCCCTCTTCCCCGAGCGCCGGGCCTACACCGTGGCCTACCGCCTCTCCCCCAAGGAGATGGCCCTTTACGAGGCGGTGACCGCCTATGTGCGGGAGGAAATGAACCGGGCCGAGGCCCTAGAGGAGGGGCAGAGGCGCACCGTGGGCTTCGCCCTCACCCTCCTGCAGAGGCGGCTGGCCAGCAGCCCCTTGGCCATCCACCGCTCCCTGGAAAGGCGGCGGAAGCGCCTCGAGGCCCGCCGGGAGGAGGTGCGCCGGGGCCTGACCCTGGCCTTCCCCACCCTGGAGGAGGAGGACATCGAGGAGAGGGAGGAGTTCCCCGACGAGGAGCTGGAGGCCGCCCCGGAGGTCCTGGACCAGGCTACCGCCGCCCGCACCCTGAAGGAGCTGGAGGCGGAGATCGCCACCCTAAGGCACCTCGAGGCCCAGGCCAAGACCCTCCTCCGGGGCCAGCAGGACCGGAAGTGGCAGGAGCTTCAGGCCCTTCTGGAGGACGAGCGCATCCGCGGACGGAAGCTCATCATCTTCACCGAGCACAAGGACACCCTGGACTACCTGGAAGGCCGCCTCCAGGCCTACCTGGGGCGGCCCGAGCAGGTGGTGAGCCTCCACGGGGGGCTTTCCCGGGAGGAGCGCCGCCTGCGCCAGGCCCGCTTCACCCAGGACCGGGAAGCCCTCATCCTGGTGGCCACGGACGCCGCCGGGGAGGGGGTGAACCTGCAACAGGCCCACCTCCTCATCAACTACGACCTCCCCTGGAACCCCGCTAGGCTGGAGCAGCGCTTCGGCCGCATCCACCGCATCGGCCAGACGGAGGTCTGCCACATGTGGAACCTGGTGGCGGAGAACACCCGGGAGGGGGAGGTCTACCTGCGCCTCCTCCAGAAGCTGGAGGAGGCCAGCCAAGCTCTGGGAGGGCGGGTGTTTGACGTGCTGGGCAGGCTTTTCCAGGAAAGGCCCCTTAGAGAACTCCTCCTCGAGGCCATCCGCTACGGGGAGGACCCCGAGGTGCGGGCCCGCCTCTTCCGCCAGGTGGAGGGGGCGGTGGACCGGAAGAGGCTGGAAGGGCTTTTGCAAAACGCCCTGGCCCCCGAGGTCCTGGACCCCAAACGCCTGGAAGAGCTGCGCCTGGACATGGAGCGGGCCGAGGCCCGGAGGCTCCAGCCCCACTACCTGGGAAGCTTCTTCCAAAAGGCCCTGGAGGCCCTGGGGGGCACCGTCCACCCCCGGGAGGCGGGGCGGATGGAGGTGAGCTTCGTGCCCGCCAAGGTGCGCGAGGCCAGGCCAGGCGTCCTGCGGAGCTACACCCGGGTCACCTTCCACAAGGACCGGGTAAGCCTCCCCGGGAAGCCCGTGGCCGACTTCCTGGTGCCGGGGCACCCCCTTTTGGAGGGGGTCCTGGAGGCGGTCCTCCGGGAGTGGGGGGGCTACCTGGAACGGGGCACGGTCCTGGTGGACGAGGAGGCCACGGCCCCCCGCCTCCTCCTGGCCCTGGAGCACGAGGTGCAGGACGCCCTTGGCCCCGTTTCCCGCCGCTTCCTCTACGTGAGCCTAAGCCCCGAGGGGGAGGTGCGGGCGGAGGGGCCCGCCCCCTACCTGGACCTGCGCCCAGCCACGGAGGAGGAGCGGGCCGAGGCCCTGCGGCTTTGGGCTGGCTGGGATGCGGCGGGGCTTCTGGCCCGGGCGGAGGCTTACGCCGCCACCAGGCTGGCCAGGGAGCACCTCGAGGAGGTGCGCCGCTTCCGCGAGGCAGAGGTGGACCGCACCCTTCGGGCGGTGCGGGAGCGGCTTCTTTCGGAGATTTACCACTGGGACAGCCTGGCCGCTAAGGAGGCGGAGCGGGCCAAGGCGGGGAAGGTGGGGGCCTCGGGCCGGGCAGAGGCCGCCCGCCGGAGGGCGGACGAGCTCAAGGAGCGTCTAAAGCGGCGGGAGCAGGAGCTGGAGGCGGCCCGGCACCTCCAGTCCCTCCCGCCCCGCCTCTCCCAAGCCGTCCTGGTGGTGCCCCCCCTGGACCCAAAGGCAACGCCCCCCGAGGCGGAAGCCCAAGAGCGCCTGGAGCGGCTGGCGGTGGAGGCGGTCCTCCTGACGGAGCGCCGCCTAGGGCACGAGCCCCAGGAGATGCCCCCTGGCTGGCCCGGCTACGACGTGGAGTCCCGCACCCCCCAGGGCACCCTCCGCTTCATTGAGGTCAAGGGCAAGGGTCCGGGCTCGGAGGTGGTAACCCTTTCCCGCACCCAGATCCTCACCGCCCTCAACAAGCCCACCTCCTGGTTCCTGGCGGTGGTGGAAACGGACGGGAAGCGGGCCCTCAGGGTCCATTACATCCCCACCCCCTTCGAGCAGGAGCCGGATTTCGGAGCCACCAGCGTGAACTATAGCCTGAAAAAGCTCCTGGCCAAAGCGGTGCAGGTGGTGGCCTTGTGATACAGCCGTACCACACCCACGGGCTTGTGATACCAAAGGGGGGCCCCTGTATCATAAACCCCATGCGTCCAGAGGACTTCTCCCCCCAGGCTCCCGGAAGGCTTGTGGACATAGGCGGCGCCTATGCCTTTGTCCCCGAGCCCCTGCCCCCTTCCCTCCCCTGGACCCTCAGGCTCGTGGGCCTCCTGGACAGGGCTCGGGGAAGCCTGGGGGAGCTGGCCGGCCTCCTGCGCACCCTGCCCAACCCTTACCTCTTCATCCAACCCTTTGTGCACAAGGAGGCGGTCCTCTCCTCCCGCATCGAGGGCACCCAGGCGGGCCTGGTGGAGGTGTACGCCCTCGAGGCCCAAGCCCCCCTCTTCCCCCTAGGGGAAACCCGGGAGGACGCCAAGGAGGTGCTCAACTACATCCGCGCCCTGGAGCAGGGGCGGGAGCTCTTGCGGGAGCTTCCCCTTTCCTTGCGGGTCCTAAGGGAGATGCACGCGGTGCTCCTCCAGGGGGTACGGGGGCAAAGCCGCGCCCCGGGGGAGTTCCGGCGGGGGCAGAACTGGATTGGCCCACCGGGAAGCTCCCTGGCGGAAGCCCGCTACGTGCCCCCGCCCCCTCAGGCCATGAGGGAAGCCCTGGACGCTCTGGAGCGCTTCTGGCACCAGGACCACGGCCTACCTCCCCTGGTGGAAATCGCCCTCACCCACTACCAGTTCGAGGCCATCCACCCCTTCCTGGACGGCAACGGACGCATAGGCCGTCTGCTCATCACCCTCATGCTCCTGGAAAGGAAGCTTCTTCCCGAACCGGCCCTCTACCTTTCCGCCTACTTTGAGCGGCACCGGAACACCTACTATGACCTCCTCCTCGAGGTGAGCCAGAAAGGGGCCTGGGAGGCCTGGCTGGCCTTCTTCCTCCAGGGGGTGCAGACCGAGGCCGAGGATGCGGTGCGCAAAGCCCAGAACCTGGTCGAGCTACGGCAGACCTGGCGGGAGCGGTACCAACGGGAAGGGGGTAGCGCCCACCTTCTGGCCCTGGTGGACCTCCTCTTCCAGCAACCCCTCCTCACCGTCCCCTGGGTGCGGGAGCGCCTGGGGGTCACCCACGCCTGGGCCAACCGCCTGGTGAACCGCCTGGTCCAGGACGGGATCCTGGAGCCCATGGGCCAAAGCCGGCGCAACCGCCCCTTTGCCGCCACGGCGATTTTGGAGATCCTGGAGGTCTAGCCCATGAGGAAGCTCATCGAAGTCGCCCTACCCCTCGAGGCCATCAACCGGGAGGCATCCAGGGAGAAGTCCATCCGCCACGGCCACCCCTCCACCCTGCACCTGTGGTGGGCCAGGCGGCCCCTGGCCTCGGCCCGGGCGGTCCTCTTCGCTAGCCTAGTGGACGACCCTGGGGAGTACCTGCCCGAGGAGGAGGCCAGGCGGGAGCGCCAAAGGCTCTTCGACCTCATGGAGCGCTTGGTGGACTGGGACCTGGTCAAAGACCCCGAGGGGGCCGAGGGGGAAAACGGGGTCATCCGGGAGGCCCGCTACGAGATCGCCAGAAGCCTGGCCCGCGCCCTGGGGGAAGCACCCCCCGCTTCCCCTAAGGACGAGGAGCGCATCGAAGCCCTTCTGGAGAAGGCCCCGCCCGTCCTGGACCCCTTCGCCGGAGGGGGCACCATCCCCCTCGAGGCCCAGCGCCTGGGCCTGAAGGCCTACGCCTCTGACCTGAACCCGGTAGCCGTCCTCATCAACAAGGCGCTGGTGGAGATCCCCGCCCGCTTCGCCGGACAGCCACCGGTGAACCCGGGCTACCGGGCCAAGGCCCAGGCCACGGACCGCTTTCCCCGGGCCAAGGGCCTGGCCCAGGACGTGCGCCACTACGGGGCCTGGATGCGGGAGGAGGCCCTGAGGCGCATCGGCCACCTCTACCCCGACCTCAAGGGGGAGCGGATCATCGCCTGGCTTTGGGCCCGCACCGTGGCCTGCCCCAACCCCGCCTGCCGGGCCGAAGCCCCCCTGGTGCGTTCCTTCTGGCTTTCCAAAAAGAAGGGCAAAGAAGTCTTCGTGGTGCCCGAGGTGCAGGAAGGGCGGGTCCACTTCCGGGTGGAGCGGGGAAAGGAGCCCCCCGTGGAGGGCACCGTGAACCGGCGGGGCGGGCGGTGCCTGGTGTGCGGGGCCCCCATCTCCCTGGACCACGTGCGCAGGGAGGGGAAGGCGGGCCGCCTGGGGGCCAGGCTCATGGCCGTGGTGACCGAGGGGCCGGGGGGGAGGAACTACCACGCCCCCACCCTGGAACATGAGGAGGTGGCCAAGGGGGCAGTGCCATGGTGGAAGCCAGACATCGAGTTCACGAAGAATAGCCGGCACATGACCCCCTGGGTCTACGGCTTGGAAAGCTTTTCCGACCTCTTCACCCCCCGCCAGCTGGTGGCCCTCACCACCTTCACCGACCTGGTGGCGGAGGCGCGAGAGCAGGTCTACCGGGACGCCCTCGAGGCGGGCCTCCCCGACGACAGCCTCCCCCTGGCGGAAGGGGGAAGGGGGGCCAGGGCCTACGCGGAGGCGGCGGGGGTGTACTTATCCTTTGCCCTAGACCGACTCGCTGAGAGCAACAACACTCTATCAAGATGGCAAAGCGCCGGCGACAAAGTCGCCGGCGCTTTCGGGCGTCAGGCTCTTCCAATGGTTTGGGATTTTTCTGAGATAAATCCCTTCTCAGGCTCCACACGCAACTTTATGGACGCTGTGGAGTGGGTAGCCGAAGCTCTGGAAGCCCTCCCTGCCTACCCCGAGGGCCAGGCCCGTCAGGCCAACGCCCTGGACTCGGTGAACGGGGTCCCCACCCCACCCCTCCTCTCCACCGACCCGCCCTACTACGACAACGTTCCCTATGCCGATCTCTCCGACTTCTTCTACGTCTGGCTCCGCAAGGTCCTGGGGGACACCTACCCCGCCCTCTTCCGCACCCTCCTCACCCCCAAGGCCGAGGAGCTGGTGGCCGACCCCTACCGCCAAGGGGGCAGGGAAGCGGCCAAGCGCCGCTTTGAGGAGGGTATGCGCCAGGTGTTCCACAACCTCCGGGCCAAGGCTCACCCGGATTACCCCCTTTCCCTCTACTACGCCTTCAAGCAACAGGAAGCAGAGGACGGGGAGGAGGGGGAGGACGAAGCCCCCAAGGTGGCCTCCACCGGCTGGGAAACCTTCCTCCAGGGCCTGGTGGACGCGGGCTTCCAGATCACCGCCACCTGGCCCATGCGCACGGAGCGTACTAACCGCCCTCGTGGGTTGGACTCCAACGCCCTGGCCTCCTCCATCGTCCTGGTCTGCCGCCCCCGGCCAGAGGACGCCCCCACCGCCACCCGCCAGGACTTCCTCCGGGCCCTCAGGCGGGAGCTTCCCCTGGCCTTGCGCCAGCTCACCCAGGGGAGCATTCCCCCCGTGGACCTGGCCCAAAGCGCCATCGGCCCCGGCATGGCCGTCTACAGCCGCTTCGGGGCGGTGCTGGAGCCGGATGGCCGCGCCATCCCCGTGCGGGAGGCCCTGGCCCTCATCAACCAGGTTCTGGACGAGTTCCTGGCCGAGGAGGAGGCGGAGCTGGACGCTCCCACCCGCTTCGCCATCGCCTGGTACGACCAGTACGGCTACGGCGAAGGCCCCTACGGGGACGCAGAAACCCTGGCCAAGGCCAAGAACATCTCCGTGGCCGCCGTCGAGGAGGGGGGCATCCTGCGGGCCAAAGGGGGAAAGGTCCGCCTTCTCCGCCCCGAGGAGTACCCCGCGGGCTGGGACCCTGCCCAGGACCGCCGCCTCTCCGCCTGGGAGGTAGCCCACCACCTCATCAAAGCCCTCAAGGAGCAGGGGGAAGCCGCCGCCACCAGCCTCCTGGCCCGCACCCCCGAGGCCCTGGCGGAAGGGGCCAGAGCCCTGGCCTACCGCCTCTACGGGCTGGCCGAGCGCAAGGGCCGCTTGGCGGACGCCCAGGACTTTAACCTCTTGGCGGGAAGCTACGGCCACCTCAGCGTGGAGGCCCGCAAAGCCCGGCGGGCGGTGCAGGGGGAGCTTTTTGGAGGTTAGCGTTGACTAACCTTGCGAGCAGGTATACCATGGGGGTGTGAGGTGGGGCGCTACCGGGTGGAGTTCTACGTGGATGCCAAAGGGCGCTCGCAGGTGCAGGACTGGCTGGAAAACCTCAAACGCCACAACCCCAAGCTCCACGCCTTCGCCCTGCGCCTCCTGCGCACGCTGGAGGAGCAAGGCCCAGACCTCCGCCCCCCTCTGGCCCAGCCGCTTGCCTACCTGGAGGCGCCCATCTGGGAGCTCCGCCACCGCACGGGTATCCGCCTCTACTACTGGCGCCAGGGAGAGCTTCTCTTTATCGTGGCGGCAGGAGAGGTCAAGGACCAAAACCGCCCGGACCCTAAGCTCCTCAATCTGGCCGTCCAAGCCTACAAGGCCATGAAGAAGGGAAAGGTGAACTGATTATGGGCCGGCACATGGACTTCCGCGACTACTTCCAGGAGTCCCTGAAGGACCCCGAGAGCGCTCGTCTATACCGTGAGGTTCTGGACGAGGAGCTTTCCTGGCTTCTGCACTACCTGCGGGAGCTCAGGAAGCTTTCCCAGAAGGAGGTGGCCGCGCGCCTGGGGGTGTCCCGGAGCCGCATCAGCCAGATGGAAACCTCCGCCGGGCTTTCCATGACCCTCGAGGGGCTGGCCCGCTACGCCCAGGCCCTGGGGCTTTCCCTGCGCCTGGAGTTCACCGACGAGGAGGGCGAGGTCCTGGCCCGCTACCACGTGGGCGCGGACGAGCCCATAGCTGAGCCCGCGGCCAAGGGCTGGGAGCCCGTAGCGGAAACCTGGGCCACCCTAACGCGAAGGGAGAAGCACCTCCTCGAGGAAGTCGCCTAGGGCAATGGAGAGCAAATCCGCTACCATCCGCAGGCTTTACCAGGAAGGCAAAAGCGTCTCCGCCATCGCCAAGGAGCTTGGCCTCACCTACCAACGGGTCTACAACACCCTGCGCCGGGCTGGGCTCCTCTCCACCAAGGGGGACGGGGAACCCTCCCCGGAGGCCTACGCCAACTTCATCGCCGGCCTGGAGATCCTGGGGGTGGAGCTCCTCGAGGTCCACGCCAAGCTGGAGCGTCCTCCGCAGGGCAAAAAGCGCTTTGGCCCTGCCCCGGGTGGGCTTTCCGCTTTCGGCCCCACGAGGACCGAGGAGGGCTTCCAGGCTGGCCTGGAGTTCAGGCTGGAGTTCCAGGACGAAGAGGGGAGCTTCGGCTTCGTCCACCTGCGCCTAGCCGCCCGCTACCGGAGTTCCACCTTCCCCGACGAGGCCCTCTTCCGGGTCTTCCGGGAGCGGAACCTGCACCTCAACCTCTGGCCCTACCTCAGGGTCTACGTGGACCTCCTCACCGCCCAGATGGGCCTGCCCCGGCTGGTGCTCCCCGCCCTAAAGCTATAGGCACTCATGGCCATTTGGCCGGGTCCTGGGACCCCAGCCGCGTATCCTTAGGAATATGGCGCTCAGCAACCGGGAGATGGTGGGGCGGGGCCTAGACCTCTTGAAGGTCGGCCTCCGCCCCTTTGTAGAGCGGGAGTACCGCCGGGTATACGGGGAAGCGTGGCTGGAGCAGGCCCTCGAGGCGGTGAGGGGGGACCGGGGCAAGCTGCAAGACCCCGACGCCCAGGCCCTCCTCAAGCTCATGGACTACCGCTGGCACGAGGTCTTTGACGAGAAGCTGGGCCAGTGGGGGCGCACCCTGGTGAAGG
Encoded here:
- a CDS encoding RDD family protein, with product MVIASPWRRLVAALVDSLILVPVTFLLMALAGINPLVGSTTPLQDFLFQVVPGWAYYVAFTALYGATPGKMALGLKVVRPDGRPVDWLTAFVREVPGKTLSALPLLLGYLWALFHPRRQTWHDLIADTLVVRVGQEEKPSPGA
- a CDS encoding DUF1156 domain-containing protein; amino-acid sequence: MRKLIEVALPLEAINREASREKSIRHGHPSTLHLWWARRPLASARAVLFASLVDDPGEYLPEEEARRERQRLFDLMERLVDWDLVKDPEGAEGENGVIREARYEIARSLARALGEAPPASPKDEERIEALLEKAPPVLDPFAGGGTIPLEAQRLGLKAYASDLNPVAVLINKALVEIPARFAGQPPVNPGYRAKAQATDRFPRAKGLAQDVRHYGAWMREEALRRIGHLYPDLKGERIIAWLWARTVACPNPACRAEAPLVRSFWLSKKKGKEVFVVPEVQEGRVHFRVERGKEPPVEGTVNRRGGRCLVCGAPISLDHVRREGKAGRLGARLMAVVTEGPGGRNYHAPTLEHEEVAKGAVPWWKPDIEFTKNSRHMTPWVYGLESFSDLFTPRQLVALTTFTDLVAEAREQVYRDALEAGLPDDSLPLAEGGRGARAYAEAAGVYLSFALDRLAESNNTLSRWQSAGDKVAGAFGRQALPMVWDFSEINPFSGSTRNFMDAVEWVAEALEALPAYPEGQARQANALDSVNGVPTPPLLSTDPPYYDNVPYADLSDFFYVWLRKVLGDTYPALFRTLLTPKAEELVADPYRQGGREAAKRRFEEGMRQVFHNLRAKAHPDYPLSLYYAFKQQEAEDGEEGEDEAPKVASTGWETFLQGLVDAGFQITATWPMRTERTNRPRGLDSNALASSIVLVCRPRPEDAPTATRQDFLRALRRELPLALRQLTQGSIPPVDLAQSAIGPGMAVYSRFGAVLEPDGRAIPVREALALINQVLDEFLAEEEAELDAPTRFAIAWYDQYGYGEGPYGDAETLAKAKNISVAAVEEGGILRAKGGKVRLLRPEEYPAGWDPAQDRRLSAWEVAHHLIKALKEQGEAAATSLLARTPEALAEGARALAYRLYGLAERKGRLADAQDFNLLAGSYGHLSVEARKARRAVQGELFGG
- a CDS encoding type II toxin-antitoxin system RelE/ParE family toxin; translation: MGRYRVEFYVDAKGRSQVQDWLENLKRHNPKLHAFALRLLRTLEEQGPDLRPPLAQPLAYLEAPIWELRHRTGIRLYYWRQGELLFIVAAGEVKDQNRPDPKLLNLAVQAYKAMKKGKVN
- a CDS encoding Fic family protein codes for the protein MRPEDFSPQAPGRLVDIGGAYAFVPEPLPPSLPWTLRLVGLLDRARGSLGELAGLLRTLPNPYLFIQPFVHKEAVLSSRIEGTQAGLVEVYALEAQAPLFPLGETREDAKEVLNYIRALEQGRELLRELPLSLRVLREMHAVLLQGVRGQSRAPGEFRRGQNWIGPPGSSLAEARYVPPPPQAMREALDALERFWHQDHGLPPLVEIALTHYQFEAIHPFLDGNGRIGRLLITLMLLERKLLPEPALYLSAYFERHRNTYYDLLLEVSQKGAWEAWLAFFLQGVQTEAEDAVRKAQNLVELRQTWRERYQREGGSAHLLALVDLLFQQPLLTVPWVRERLGVTHAWANRLVNRLVQDGILEPMGQSRRNRPFAATAILEILEV
- a CDS encoding helix-turn-helix domain-containing protein; this encodes MESKSATIRRLYQEGKSVSAIAKELGLTYQRVYNTLRRAGLLSTKGDGEPSPEAYANFIAGLEILGVELLEVHAKLERPPQGKKRFGPAPGGLSAFGPTRTEEGFQAGLEFRLEFQDEEGSFGFVHLRLAARYRSSTFPDEALFRVFRERNLHLNLWPYLRVYVDLLTAQMGLPRLVLPALKL
- a CDS encoding helicase-related protein; this encodes MALEAPLTPERVRPGVRLQGLLPGGSVTVEYVRPLGEALQVTYRDPQGRLGEALLYPEDLAGLRVEEASRFPLDAPGDLFRLAAEAKRIRLAYLFDPMMAVHASLVEPLPHQIEAVYGHLIPKNPLRFLLADDPGAGKTIMAGLYIREMALRGALERCLVVAPGALVLQWQEELREKFRLDFRVFSRFTLETAQGSPFREHPLWIARLDGLARFPEVAAKALEVDWDLVVVDEAHKMAATYYGQEVRATRRYRLGQELSQRTKHLLLLTATPHRGKEEDFRLFLALLDPDRFLGKPRPGSPPPDAQGLWLRRQKEDLVRFDGTPLFPERRAYTVAYRLSPKEMALYEAVTAYVREEMNRAEALEEGQRRTVGFALTLLQRRLASSPLAIHRSLERRRKRLEARREEVRRGLTLAFPTLEEEDIEEREEFPDEELEAAPEVLDQATAARTLKELEAEIATLRHLEAQAKTLLRGQQDRKWQELQALLEDERIRGRKLIIFTEHKDTLDYLEGRLQAYLGRPEQVVSLHGGLSREERRLRQARFTQDREALILVATDAAGEGVNLQQAHLLINYDLPWNPARLEQRFGRIHRIGQTEVCHMWNLVAENTREGEVYLRLLQKLEEASQALGGRVFDVLGRLFQERPLRELLLEAIRYGEDPEVRARLFRQVEGAVDRKRLEGLLQNALAPEVLDPKRLEELRLDMERAEARRLQPHYLGSFFQKALEALGGTVHPREAGRMEVSFVPAKVREARPGVLRSYTRVTFHKDRVSLPGKPVADFLVPGHPLLEGVLEAVLREWGGYLERGTVLVDEEATAPRLLLALEHEVQDALGPVSRRFLYVSLSPEGEVRAEGPAPYLDLRPATEEERAEALRLWAGWDAAGLLARAEAYAATRLAREHLEEVRRFREAEVDRTLRAVRERLLSEIYHWDSLAAKEAERAKAGKVGASGRAEAARRRADELKERLKRREQELEAARHLQSLPPRLSQAVLVVPPLDPKATPPEAEAQERLERLAVEAVLLTERRLGHEPQEMPPGWPGYDVESRTPQGTLRFIEVKGKGPGSEVVTLSRTQILTALNKPTSWFLAVVETDGKRALRVHYIPTPFEQEPDFGATSVNYSLKKLLAKAVQVVAL
- the sppA gene encoding signal peptide peptidase SppA, whose translation is MNRKRWLALLLFLLVVALAVVGLGRLTRPEEAARPWREATLFGRGEKVVLLELTGPIPTGRSLEAFLSQVRQAGEDPRARAVVLRVDSPGGGVTETEAIHRALRALSEEKPLVAVFGTVAASGGYYVATAAREILTPPTALTGSIGVIAVIPEVGGLLERVGVRVEVLKEGDLKDLASGLKPLTPEEREILQRYLQEAYELFVERVAAGRNLSLEEVRGLADGRIYSGRQAVALGLADGEGYLEEAARRAAELAGLAEFRLVRYQRPRNLLQDLLGEGPFWGLGSPELEGAFRALRESRLRLEYRFLGGGLW
- a CDS encoding helix-turn-helix domain-containing protein; the encoded protein is MGRHMDFRDYFQESLKDPESARLYREVLDEELSWLLHYLRELRKLSQKEVAARLGVSRSRISQMETSAGLSMTLEGLARYAQALGLSLRLEFTDEEGEVLARYHVGADEPIAEPAAKGWEPVAETWATLTRREKHLLEEVA